One segment of uncultured Tolumonas sp. DNA contains the following:
- the leuD gene encoding 3-isopropylmalate dehydratase small subunit, which yields MQEFKQHTGLAVPLDSANVDTDQIIPKQFLQRVSKLGFGQNLFHDWRFLDDAGTQPNPEFVLNFPRYKGASILLARENFGNGSSREHAPWALADYGLKAVIAPSFADIFYGNSLNNGLLVVRLKDEEVDALFKLVEANEGQTITVDLEAKEVRAADYCFKFEIDDFRRYCIMNGLDNIGLTLQHADAIDAYEAKQPAWL from the coding sequence ATGCAAGAGTTTAAACAACATACCGGTCTGGCTGTACCTCTCGACAGTGCCAACGTGGATACTGACCAAATCATTCCGAAGCAGTTTTTACAACGCGTTTCTAAACTGGGTTTTGGTCAGAATCTGTTTCATGACTGGCGTTTTCTGGATGATGCCGGCACGCAGCCTAACCCAGAATTCGTACTGAACTTCCCACGCTACAAGGGTGCTTCTATCCTGTTGGCGCGTGAAAACTTCGGTAACGGTTCGAGCCGTGAACATGCGCCATGGGCGCTGGCAGATTACGGTCTGAAAGCGGTGATCGCGCCAAGTTTTGCCGACATTTTCTACGGTAACTCACTGAACAACGGCCTGCTGGTAGTACGTCTGAAAGACGAGGAAGTGGATGCGCTGTTCAAGCTGGTGGAAGCCAACGAAGGTCAAACCATCACCGTCGATCTGGAAGCGAAAGAAGTACGCGCTGCAGATTACTGCTTCAAGTTTGAAATCGATGATTTCCGCCGCTATTGCATTATGAATGGTTTGGATAACATCGGTCTGACACTGCAACATGCGGATGCGATTGATGCGTATGAAGCAAAACAACCGGCCTGGTTGTAA
- the phoA gene encoding alkaline phosphatase, translated as MDKSFTLNLTTSALVLALGTSSITFSASAAVNYADRHAQGDITQQGGARRLTSDQTELLKASLSAKKAKNVILLIGDGMGDSEITIARNYAMGAGGYFKGIDALPLTGQYTHYSLDKKTHKPNYVTDSAASATAWATGVKTYNGALAVDVNGKPFPTLLEMAKKAGKATGNVSTAELQDATPAALFAHVTARKCYGPKATTEKCPDNAIENGGLGSITEQMLKVRADVTLGGGAKTFAETVPAGTWKGKTLQDVATAEGYQMVSDLNSLNAIKTANQKQPLLGLFAEGNMPVRWKGPKASLHANLEKDPVKCEINDARTASIPTLADMTGKAIDLLKANKNGFFLQVEGASIDKQDHAANPCGQIGETVDLDEAVQKALEFARKDGNTLVIVTADHAHASQIIPNDVKAPGLAETLITHDDSPMTVSYGNSEDADDQEHTGAQLRIAAFGPYAGNVVGLTDQTDLHFTIRTALGLK; from the coding sequence ATGGATAAATCATTTACTCTTAACCTCACCACTTCCGCATTGGTTTTGGCACTCGGCACCAGCTCAATAACTTTTTCTGCTTCTGCGGCTGTCAATTACGCCGACCGCCATGCACAAGGTGATATCACTCAACAAGGCGGTGCTCGTCGTCTAACCAGCGATCAAACCGAACTGCTGAAAGCCTCTCTGTCAGCTAAAAAAGCCAAAAATGTCATTCTGCTGATTGGTGATGGTATGGGCGATTCTGAAATTACGATCGCCCGTAACTATGCCATGGGCGCTGGTGGTTACTTCAAAGGTATTGATGCCTTGCCACTCACAGGCCAATACACGCACTACTCGCTGGATAAAAAAACACACAAACCAAACTATGTCACCGACTCCGCCGCGTCAGCAACGGCTTGGGCAACTGGGGTGAAAACCTATAATGGTGCATTGGCTGTCGATGTGAACGGCAAACCATTCCCAACGCTGCTGGAAATGGCAAAAAAAGCAGGTAAAGCGACAGGAAACGTGTCAACCGCAGAACTACAAGACGCCACCCCTGCCGCGCTGTTTGCCCATGTCACCGCACGTAAATGTTATGGCCCAAAAGCCACCACCGAAAAATGCCCCGATAATGCCATCGAAAATGGCGGCTTAGGCTCTATCACCGAACAAATGCTGAAAGTGCGCGCCGATGTCACGTTAGGTGGCGGTGCGAAAACGTTTGCTGAAACAGTCCCTGCAGGTACATGGAAAGGCAAAACGTTGCAGGATGTTGCAACTGCCGAGGGTTACCAAATGGTAAGTGATCTCAACAGCCTGAACGCGATCAAAACGGCAAACCAGAAACAACCTCTGTTAGGTTTGTTTGCCGAAGGCAATATGCCAGTCCGCTGGAAAGGGCCTAAAGCCTCCCTACACGCCAATCTGGAAAAAGACCCGGTAAAATGTGAAATCAATGATGCTAGAACCGCAAGCATTCCAACCTTGGCCGATATGACCGGAAAAGCCATTGATCTGCTGAAAGCCAATAAAAACGGCTTCTTCCTGCAAGTAGAAGGTGCTTCGATTGATAAACAGGATCACGCAGCCAACCCTTGTGGCCAGATTGGTGAAACGGTTGATTTAGATGAAGCAGTGCAAAAAGCATTAGAATTTGCACGCAAAGATGGCAACACGCTGGTGATCGTAACGGCAGACCATGCGCATGCCAGCCAGATCATTCCAAATGATGTGAAAGCACCTGGGTTAGCAGAAACACTGATCACACATGATGATTCACCAATGACGGTCAGCTATGGTAACTCCGAAGATGCCGACGATCAGGAACACACCGGTGCCCAATTGCGTATTGCAGCCTTTGGACCGTATGCTGGCAACGTGGTGGGTTTAACTGACCAGACTGATTTGCACTTCACGATCCGTACCGCTTTGGGCTTAAAATAA
- the thiB gene encoding thiamine ABC transporter substrate binding subunit, translating to MRLSWSLSLAAALFAASGFTQTAETKPVLTVYTYDSFAGEWGPGPKIKLAFEAECNCELKWVKLEDGVAILNRLKLEGSHSKADVALGMDEAMLADAHNSKLFTPHHTDLKSLSLPGGWQDNTFLPFDYGYFSFVYDSNKLKQPPQSLKELVERNDLKIIYEDPRTSTPGQGLLLWVKQVYGDKAPAAWEQLAKKTVTVTKGWSEAYGMFLKGQSDLVLSYTTSPAYHRLAEHNLQYRAALFSEGHVRQVEVAAQLKTATQPKLAQQFMQFMLTDRFQNLIPEGNWMYPVTNVTLPKDFNQNETPAKTLSVDAKKLGTQRKVWVKEWLQAVSH from the coding sequence ATGCGTCTTTCTTGGTCATTGTCACTGGCTGCCGCTTTATTCGCCGCATCTGGGTTTACTCAGACCGCAGAAACCAAACCGGTGTTAACCGTTTATACCTACGACTCATTTGCCGGTGAATGGGGCCCAGGCCCGAAAATCAAACTCGCCTTTGAAGCGGAATGTAACTGCGAGTTGAAATGGGTCAAACTCGAAGATGGCGTCGCGATCCTCAATCGTCTGAAACTGGAAGGTTCACACAGCAAAGCCGACGTTGCGCTGGGCATGGATGAAGCCATGCTGGCCGATGCCCATAACAGTAAACTGTTTACACCACACCACACTGATCTGAAAAGCTTAAGCCTGCCCGGCGGTTGGCAAGACAACACCTTCCTGCCATTTGATTATGGTTATTTCTCGTTTGTGTATGACAGCAACAAACTGAAACAGCCACCGCAAAGTCTGAAAGAGTTGGTTGAACGTAACGATCTGAAAATCATTTATGAAGACCCGCGCACCAGCACGCCGGGGCAAGGTCTGTTGTTGTGGGTCAAACAGGTGTATGGCGATAAAGCGCCGGCCGCGTGGGAACAACTGGCGAAAAAAACCGTAACGGTGACCAAAGGCTGGAGCGAAGCTTACGGCATGTTCCTGAAAGGTCAGTCTGATTTGGTGCTCTCTTACACCACGTCGCCGGCTTATCACCGTCTGGCGGAACACAATCTGCAATATCGGGCTGCCCTGTTCAGTGAAGGGCATGTGCGTCAGGTTGAGGTCGCAGCACAATTGAAAACGGCCACGCAACCAAAACTGGCACAGCAATTTATGCAATTTATGCTGACGGATCGCTTCCAGAATCTGATCCCGGAAGGCAACTGGATGTATCCGGTTACCAATGTGACACTGCCAAAAGATTTCAACCAAAACGAAACCCCAGCCAAAACATTATCGGTGGATGCCAAAAAATTGGGCACACAACGTAAAGTTTGGGTAAAAGAATGGCTACAGGCCGTCAGCCATTGA
- the leuB gene encoding 3-isopropylmalate dehydrogenase, which translates to MASYQIAVLPGDGIGPEVMAEAIKVLDKVQSVFGIEFKFSQHDVGGIAIDNHGCPLPASTLQACEAADAVLFGSVGGPKWEHLPPNEQPERGALLPLRGHFKLFCNLRPAQIHKGLNALSPLRADISDRGFDIVCVRELTGGIYFGQPKGREGEGAMEKAFDTEVYHRYEIERIAKIAFESARVRRHKVTSIDKANVLQSSILWRQVVTEVAKDYPDVELNHMYIDNATMQLVKDPSQFDILLCSNLFGDILSDECAMITGSMGMLPSASLNADGFGLYEPAGGSAPDIAGKGIANPVAQILSAALMLRYSFKEENAAQAIERAIAETLADGYFTGDLTQGVGKHPVQSTSDMGSQIAARIREI; encoded by the coding sequence ATGGCAAGTTACCAAATCGCGGTGTTGCCCGGTGATGGCATCGGTCCGGAAGTAATGGCCGAAGCGATCAAGGTTCTGGACAAGGTTCAGTCCGTTTTTGGCATCGAATTTAAATTTAGCCAACATGATGTCGGTGGTATTGCTATCGACAATCACGGCTGCCCCCTGCCAGCGAGCACACTGCAAGCCTGTGAAGCCGCGGATGCGGTGCTGTTCGGCTCAGTCGGTGGCCCGAAATGGGAACATCTGCCACCTAACGAACAACCTGAACGCGGTGCCTTGCTGCCATTACGTGGTCACTTCAAGCTGTTTTGTAACCTGCGCCCGGCTCAGATCCACAAGGGTTTGAACGCACTGTCACCACTGCGCGCCGATATTTCTGATCGCGGTTTCGATATTGTCTGTGTGCGTGAACTGACAGGTGGCATCTATTTCGGTCAACCAAAAGGCCGTGAAGGCGAAGGCGCGATGGAAAAAGCGTTTGATACCGAGGTGTATCACCGCTATGAAATCGAACGTATCGCTAAGATCGCGTTTGAATCAGCACGAGTTCGCCGTCACAAAGTGACTTCCATCGACAAAGCCAACGTGTTGCAGAGCTCAATTCTGTGGCGTCAGGTGGTGACAGAAGTTGCGAAAGATTACCCGGATGTGGAACTGAACCACATGTATATCGACAACGCGACTATGCAGTTGGTGAAAGATCCATCCCAATTCGACATTCTGCTGTGCTCTAACTTGTTCGGCGACATTCTGTCGGACGAATGCGCGATGATCACTGGCTCCATGGGTATGCTGCCATCAGCCAGCCTGAATGCTGACGGTTTCGGTCTGTACGAGCCAGCCGGTGGTTCGGCACCTGACATCGCCGGTAAAGGCATTGCTAACCCGGTGGCGCAGATCCTGTCTGCTGCTCTGATGTTGCGTTATAGCTTCAAAGAAGAAAATGCAGCCCAAGCGATTGAACGCGCAATTGCCGAAACACTGGCCGATGGTTATTTCACTGGCGACCTGACACAAGGTGTTGGTAAACATCCAGTGCAAAGCACCAGCGACATGGGTTCACAGATTGCAGCACGCATCCGGGAGATCTAA
- the leuC gene encoding 3-isopropylmalate dehydratase large subunit has product MAKTLYQKVFEAHVVHEAAGETPIIYIDRHLVHEVTSPQAFDGLREKGRKVRRTDRTWATMDHNVSTTTNDINASGEMARVQMQTLMKNTEDFGVPLYGLNHKWQGIVHVMGPEIGLTLPGTTIVCGDSHTATHGAFGALAFGIGTSEVEHVLATQTLKQSHAKTMKIEVTGKVGPGVTAKDIVLAIIGKTGTAGGTGYVVEFCGTAIQALTMEERMTVCNMAIELGAKAGMVAADQTTFDYLQGRPFAPKGADWDAAVAYWSTLKTDAGAKFDAELVLDGNAIEPQVTWGTNPGQVISINTPIPAPEDFADPVARSSAQKALEYMALTAGQKLSDVKIDKAFIGSCTNGRIEDIRAAAAVAKGRKVAAGVQALVVPGSQQVKAQAEAEGLDKILTEAGFEWRLPGCSMCLAMNNDRLEPGERCAATSNRNFEGRQGRGGRTHLVSPAMAAAAAIAGHFVDVREL; this is encoded by the coding sequence ATGGCTAAGACACTGTATCAGAAAGTATTTGAAGCACATGTCGTTCACGAAGCGGCAGGCGAAACCCCGATCATCTATATCGATCGTCATCTGGTGCATGAAGTCACCAGCCCGCAGGCATTTGATGGTCTGCGTGAAAAAGGCCGTAAAGTACGTCGCACCGACCGCACCTGGGCGACCATGGATCACAACGTTTCCACTACCACCAACGACATCAATGCTTCCGGCGAGATGGCGCGCGTGCAGATGCAAACGCTGATGAAAAACACTGAAGATTTCGGTGTGCCTTTATATGGTCTGAACCACAAATGGCAAGGTATCGTGCATGTAATGGGCCCGGAGATCGGCCTGACACTGCCGGGCACCACTATCGTTTGTGGTGACTCGCACACAGCAACGCATGGCGCGTTTGGTGCACTGGCCTTTGGTATCGGCACGTCGGAAGTTGAGCATGTCTTGGCAACCCAGACCCTGAAACAAAGCCACGCCAAAACCATGAAAATCGAAGTCACCGGTAAAGTCGGCCCTGGCGTGACAGCAAAAGATATCGTGCTGGCGATCATCGGTAAAACCGGCACTGCGGGCGGCACTGGTTATGTCGTAGAATTCTGTGGCACTGCTATTCAGGCGCTGACCATGGAAGAACGTATGACCGTCTGTAACATGGCAATCGAGCTGGGTGCGAAAGCGGGTATGGTTGCTGCCGACCAAACCACGTTTGATTACCTGCAAGGCCGTCCGTTCGCACCGAAAGGCGCAGATTGGGATGCGGCGGTTGCCTACTGGTCAACCCTGAAAACCGATGCCGGCGCGAAATTCGATGCCGAACTGGTATTAGATGGCAACGCTATCGAACCACAAGTGACTTGGGGCACCAACCCAGGCCAAGTGATCAGCATCAATACGCCGATCCCGGCACCAGAAGATTTTGCTGATCCGGTCGCCCGTAGTTCCGCGCAAAAAGCGCTGGAATACATGGCACTGACTGCAGGTCAAAAGTTGTCTGACGTGAAGATCGATAAAGCCTTTATCGGTTCTTGCACCAATGGCCGTATCGAAGATATCCGTGCAGCAGCAGCCGTTGCCAAAGGCCGTAAAGTCGCCGCTGGCGTGCAGGCGCTGGTAGTGCCTGGTTCACAGCAAGTGAAAGCACAGGCGGAAGCGGAAGGTCTGGACAAGATCCTGACCGAAGCGGGTTTTGAATGGCGTCTGCCGGGTTGCTCTATGTGTCTGGCAATGAACAACGACCGTCTGGAACCGGGCGAACGTTGTGCTGCCACCAGCAACCGTAACTTCGAAGGCCGTCAGGGCCGTGGTGGTCGCACTCATCTGGTCAGCCCTGCGATGGCTGCCGCTGCCGCGATTGCCGGTCATTTCGTTGACGTTCGTGAACTGTAA
- a CDS encoding ABC transporter ATP-binding protein/permease, with protein sequence MTPTPPVKHLWRNFWMLLKPFWASKEGKTKGLILLIVVLALSAGSVYLQKVLNSWHNQFYNSIQGYDFPEFKSLLLTFSWLAAIWVLVGVHRTYFNQMLQIVWRRWLTQNRIAHWLENNNFYRLQLTDRQTDNPDQRIAEDINEFVGSTLSLSIGFLSQIATLFTFLGVLWTLSKPSTLTLGNTTFQLAQGYMVWAALAYAVFGTVITFWIGRPLVRLNFNQQRYEADFRFSLVRMRENAESIALYQGATEEGGYLRQRFLQVVDNFYALMKRQKILGFFTLGFNQTAVIFPVILAAPLYFAKQITLGDLMQTLSAFGIVQGSMSLLVDSYTDLARWKSVVDRLATFEQGLQQAENLPRLQPEKTGNALQLQQVGISQPDGASLMENANWQLTAGDSLLIQGPSGCGKSTLLRTLAGLWPFATGKVNYPANSQSLFLSQKPYLPLGSLRQAMSYPLTEVSSADAMKALQAVGLEKVAAKLDDVELWGQILSLGEQQRVAFARILLVKPDVLFLDEATSALDEQSEALLYRLLRQELPQTIMVSVGHRSTLHPFHEKKLLWQENGQWQFA encoded by the coding sequence ATGACACCTACCCCACCGGTCAAACACCTGTGGCGCAACTTCTGGATGCTGTTAAAGCCATTCTGGGCATCGAAAGAAGGCAAGACAAAAGGTCTCATTCTGCTGATTGTGGTGCTGGCACTGAGTGCTGGCTCCGTCTATCTGCAAAAAGTGCTGAACAGCTGGCATAACCAGTTCTATAACTCGATTCAGGGTTATGACTTCCCCGAATTTAAAAGTTTATTGCTGACCTTCAGTTGGCTGGCGGCGATCTGGGTGTTAGTCGGTGTGCACCGTACTTACTTCAATCAGATGCTGCAGATCGTCTGGCGTCGCTGGCTGACACAGAACCGGATCGCGCACTGGTTAGAAAACAATAACTTCTACCGCCTGCAACTGACCGACCGGCAAACCGATAACCCCGACCAGCGTATCGCTGAAGATATCAATGAGTTTGTGGGTTCAACGCTGTCGCTGTCGATTGGCTTCTTGTCACAAATTGCCACCTTGTTCACCTTCCTCGGTGTGTTGTGGACATTATCCAAACCATCTACGTTGACTCTCGGTAACACCACCTTTCAACTGGCACAGGGTTACATGGTGTGGGCCGCACTGGCCTATGCCGTGTTTGGTACTGTCATTACATTCTGGATCGGTCGCCCGTTGGTTCGGTTGAACTTCAACCAGCAACGCTATGAAGCGGATTTTCGTTTTTCGCTGGTGCGTATGCGCGAAAATGCCGAGTCTATCGCACTGTATCAAGGTGCAACGGAAGAAGGTGGTTATCTGCGCCAACGCTTCCTGCAAGTGGTCGATAACTTCTATGCGCTGATGAAACGCCAGAAAATCCTCGGCTTCTTCACGCTAGGCTTTAACCAGACGGCGGTGATTTTTCCGGTCATTCTGGCGGCGCCACTGTATTTCGCCAAACAGATCACCTTGGGTGATCTGATGCAGACGCTCTCTGCGTTCGGTATTGTGCAAGGTTCGATGTCATTGCTGGTCGACAGCTATACCGACCTGGCGCGTTGGAAATCGGTGGTCGACCGTTTGGCGACCTTTGAACAAGGCTTACAACAGGCAGAGAACTTACCGCGCCTGCAACCAGAGAAAACCGGTAACGCGCTGCAGTTACAACAAGTCGGCATCTCACAACCCGATGGTGCCAGCTTAATGGAAAATGCCAACTGGCAGCTGACCGCCGGCGATTCCTTACTGATCCAAGGCCCGTCAGGGTGTGGTAAATCGACACTGCTACGCACACTGGCTGGTTTATGGCCTTTCGCGACCGGTAAAGTAAATTACCCGGCAAATAGCCAATCGCTGTTTTTGTCACAAAAACCCTATCTGCCATTAGGCAGTCTGCGACAGGCCATGAGTTACCCGCTGACGGAAGTTAGCAGTGCCGATGCCATGAAAGCACTGCAGGCCGTCGGGCTGGAAAAAGTCGCCGCTAAACTGGATGACGTCGAACTGTGGGGGCAGATTTTAAGTCTCGGTGAACAGCAACGGGTCGCGTTTGCCCGTATTCTACTGGTGAAGCCGGATGTGCTATTTTTAGATGAAGCAACCTCCGCGCTGGATGAACAAAGCGAAGCGTTGCTGTATCGCTTGCTGCGTCAGGAGTTGCCTCAGACCATTATGGTCAGTGTTGGCCATCGCAGCACCCTGCATCCGTTCCACGAGAAAAAGCTGTTATGGCAGGAAAATGGACAATGGCAATTCGCCTGA
- the thiP gene encoding thiamine/thiamine pyrophosphate ABC transporter permease has product MLRRFWWVSGGLVAALILSVTLGPLAALLSQPETSALLLWQDSYLTHVAWFSLKQAALSALLSLLLAIPLARALFHRQFPGKTLLLHLFGLSQVLPVIIALFGLVAVHGAQGWLTQFMRQIGLPLPDYLFGLSGILLAHVFFNMPLATRWLVQALEQVPANHWRQAAQLDMPEWSRFCWLEWPAMRRLLPGLASLIFMLCFTSFTIVMALGGGPQATTLEVAIYQALRFDFDLASAGQLACWQLFLGTLVVLSYGWLKPATASLSSSHQPICHYQRHALLPDILALVCGLGLFLPPLTAIVWYGLQALLDLAWQQSMLLHTTVQSLQIAISAGTLALVLSIGLLLSCRHLSVRRQSPRWGRLLAGSGSLILLIPTSVLSTGLFILLQEKIDLFAHGFWLVMLLNALAALPYTLRALQEPMADLLLRYDRLADSLGLTGFARLRWLEWPLLCRPAGRALALGMIFSLGDLAAIAMFGSDELQTLPWLLYQQLGHYQMRAAAATALILLLLCITLLWLVEWLASRTEHREPPSLLES; this is encoded by the coding sequence ATGTTGCGCCGTTTCTGGTGGGTCTCGGGCGGTCTGGTGGCCGCCCTGATTTTATCTGTCACTCTAGGCCCTTTGGCTGCCCTGTTAAGTCAGCCGGAAACCAGCGCGCTCTTATTATGGCAAGACAGCTATCTGACCCATGTAGCTTGGTTTAGCCTCAAACAGGCAGCACTTTCTGCGCTGCTGAGTTTGCTGCTGGCTATTCCGCTGGCCCGGGCTTTATTCCACCGTCAATTTCCCGGCAAGACGCTGTTATTACATCTGTTTGGGTTATCGCAGGTGTTACCGGTTATTATTGCCCTGTTTGGGTTGGTCGCCGTGCATGGTGCGCAAGGGTGGCTCACGCAATTCATGCGGCAAATCGGCCTGCCACTACCTGATTATCTGTTTGGTTTATCGGGCATTTTACTGGCACATGTCTTTTTTAATATGCCGCTGGCAACCCGCTGGTTGGTGCAAGCATTAGAACAAGTTCCAGCTAATCATTGGCGCCAAGCCGCTCAGCTGGATATGCCAGAATGGAGCCGTTTTTGCTGGTTGGAATGGCCTGCGATGCGTCGTTTATTGCCGGGCTTAGCCAGTCTGATCTTCATGCTCTGTTTTACCAGCTTTACCATCGTGATGGCGTTAGGCGGCGGCCCGCAAGCGACCACACTGGAAGTCGCCATTTATCAGGCTTTGCGCTTTGATTTTGACTTGGCTTCTGCCGGGCAACTGGCGTGCTGGCAGCTCTTCTTAGGAACATTGGTGGTGCTCAGTTATGGCTGGTTAAAGCCGGCGACTGCGAGTTTGTCATCATCACATCAACCGATATGCCATTATCAGCGTCATGCACTGTTACCAGACATTCTGGCCTTAGTGTGTGGTTTAGGTTTGTTCCTGCCCCCTTTGACAGCAATTGTCTGGTATGGCTTGCAAGCCTTGCTTGATCTGGCATGGCAACAATCGATGCTGCTGCACACCACCGTGCAATCATTACAAATAGCGATAAGTGCAGGCACATTAGCGCTGGTTTTAAGCATCGGTTTGTTATTGAGCTGTCGCCATCTCAGTGTGCGTCGTCAGTCGCCACGCTGGGGGCGTTTGCTGGCTGGCTCCGGTTCATTGATCTTGCTGATCCCCACCTCGGTACTCAGCACCGGTCTGTTTATTTTGCTGCAGGAAAAAATCGATCTTTTTGCGCATGGTTTCTGGCTGGTCATGCTGCTCAATGCTTTAGCGGCCTTGCCCTATACCTTACGCGCCTTACAAGAACCCATGGCCGATTTATTGCTCCGTTACGATCGACTGGCTGACAGCTTAGGCTTAACCGGGTTTGCCCGTCTGCGTTGGCTGGAATGGCCGTTATTATGCCGACCGGCAGGCCGCGCATTAGCGTTGGGAATGATATTTTCTCTTGGCGATTTAGCCGCTATCGCTATGTTTGGCAGTGATGAGCTACAAACCCTGCCGTGGTTGCTCTATCAACAGCTTGGGCATTATCAGATGCGCGCGGCGGCGGCAACCGCACTTATTTTGTTGTTGCTGTGCATTACATTACTTTGGTTGGTGGAATGGCTGGCCAGCCGCACTGAACACCGCGAACCGCCGTCATTGCTGGAGTCATAA
- a CDS encoding PilZ domain-containing protein — MLTTTRERRTFMRMVINAPVTLVRGSERIIATCRDLSANGMSIEAEVAAVFTIGEQLSVSLSTNSNALPPFVAEAKIIRADKVDGVYQLGVEFVVVS; from the coding sequence ATGCTGACGACTACCCGGGAACGCCGTACCTTCATGCGCATGGTGATCAATGCACCTGTCACGTTGGTGCGTGGTTCAGAACGGATTATTGCAACTTGTCGTGATCTCAGTGCTAATGGGATGTCGATTGAAGCAGAAGTGGCTGCTGTTTTTACCATCGGTGAACAACTGAGTGTGAGTTTGTCGACCAACAGTAATGCGCTACCGCCGTTTGTCGCCGAGGCCAAAATTATTCGTGCAGATAAAGTAGATGGTGTTTATCAGTTAGGGGTTGAGTTTGTAGTGGTAAGCTGA
- the thiQ gene encoding thiamine ABC transporter ATP-binding protein, giving the protein MLLVEQLQTQRQGRQFEFSLRLQPGEIGLLLGRSGSGKSTLLEMLAGFVPLTAGALLADGQNIATQPPAARPFTMLFQQHNLFEHLTVRQNIGLGLRPNLKLSRLEQNALQQAAERLQISELLDRLPTSLSGGQQQRVALARCLVRRKPYLLLDEPFSALDPALRQEMMQEVRMLATEQRIGVLLVSHQPQEAKELADWLGFVDNGKLAFIAPMEALQQPPSRAFAAYLGL; this is encoded by the coding sequence ATGTTATTGGTCGAACAGTTACAAACCCAACGGCAAGGGCGCCAGTTTGAGTTTTCATTGCGCCTGCAACCGGGCGAAATAGGCTTATTGCTGGGGCGCTCCGGTAGCGGTAAATCGACTTTATTGGAAATGCTCGCCGGATTTGTACCGCTCACCGCCGGAGCCCTGCTCGCCGATGGTCAGAATATCGCCACGCAACCACCGGCTGCCCGCCCATTCACCATGCTGTTTCAGCAACACAACCTGTTTGAACACTTAACCGTGCGCCAGAATATCGGGCTAGGCTTACGGCCTAATCTGAAATTATCACGTCTGGAGCAAAACGCATTACAGCAGGCGGCAGAACGCTTACAGATCAGCGAATTGCTCGATCGTTTACCGACATCGCTGTCTGGTGGGCAACAACAACGCGTTGCGTTAGCCCGTTGTCTGGTACGACGTAAACCCTATCTGTTACTGGATGAGCCCTTCTCAGCACTTGACCCTGCTTTGCGTCAGGAGATGATGCAGGAAGTGAGAATGCTGGCGACAGAACAACGCATTGGTGTGCTGTTGGTATCGCATCAACCACAAGAAGCAAAAGAGCTGGCTGATTGGCTGGGATTTGTCGATAACGGGAAACTGGCCTTTATCGCACCGATGGAAGCACTGCAGCAGCCACCGAGTCGAGCCTTCGCCGCTTACCTAGGGCTGTAG